The nucleotide window GGTTTCTCCTTCAGCTGGCTCGTAACCAAAATAGCGCCACCCATCAATAACCTGCTCGGGCGACCCTCTGCCAATACCCAGTTGGAGCCTGCCTCCTGATATCAGGTCAGCAGCGCCCGCATCTTCCACCATATACAGCGGGTTTTCGTAACGCATGTCGATAACACCGGTGCCAATTTCGATTTTAGTGGTCTTCGCACCAATAGCTGCCAGTAAAGGAAAAGGCGATGCCAACTGTTTGGCAAAATGGTGCACCCTGAAATAGGCACCATCCATGCCCAGTTCTTCGGCAGCTACTGCCAAGTCGATAGACTGCAACAAAGTGTCGCCCGCTGTTTTGGTACTATAAGCCGGGTGATTGGCCCAATGCCCAAAAGATAAAAATCCTATTTTTTTCATTTATTACTCCTTCAGGGATGCAATGCAAATACGCATTCATCGCCTTTTACAACTTAATCAGATCAGTATTTTCAAAGTTATTAAATAACAACATGGGAGAACTAAAGTTCAATTAGCACGCTGACCTGTGCTTTAATTCATCCGGATACTTATTATTAACGAGTAAGCCGGCTCAATACGTAGTTCCAATGCGGATTATCCGGATCTAATTGTCGGGCTTTTTCAAAATTGATGATCGCTTTTTGCCGGTTGCCGTTTATTTTATAGGTTTCGGCAAGGCTCTCATATACGACAACTGAATTGGGATATTCAGCAGCATTGAGTTCAAATATTTTCAGGGCCGCTGCTGTTTTTTTACTCCTTCTCAATTCAATACCCAGGTTGTTCAACTGGTTCTCATTCAATAGAAGATGAGCGCTGCTGTTAGCTTTAAGTTGCCGATACCTGCTAATGGTTTCATTAATACCCTGTCTTTTTAGTGTTTGCCTTAACGTGTCCAACAGCGCCCAGGGATATTGATAGGTATTGATTTTCGAACCGGGATCAATAATATGCGTGCCGATATCGGTTACTCCGTTATTAGAGTTGGAAAGTACGACCACTGCAAATTTTTTTACTTTGTCAATACCAATGAAAGTCCGGTAGCCGGGCGTTCCTCCGTCTTTAAAAACAATATTTCTTCCGCCGTTTTGCCAGAGCGTCCATCCCATGGTAGCGTAATCAATACCACCGGCTTCTTTTTTTATCTGGCTTTGATGAGTTAGCTTCATTGCCGGATAAAGATCAGTTGCTATCCAGCCCAGGTTGGCTGCTGCAAAAGTGAGCAGGTCATTTACATTCGAGCGGAATGCACCCGCGCCATCTAATGATGCCAGGTTTAAAAATCCTACCGGTTGCCCCCATTCAGAATGGCCGATAGCCGTGTTCTTCAGAAGCGCCGGCGTAAGCGAAATAACCGTGCTTCCCATTTTTAAAGGATTGCAAATATGATCTATCACCAGCTGCTCATAATTTTTTTCTCCTGCAGCCCTTGTCAGTAGATGCCCTAATAACCCATAGGCTGTATTGGAATATCTCCACCTGGTTCCGAAATCGATATCCGCCCGGTAAGCAGCGAGGTATTCATACAACCTGTTGATGTTGTAATCCGCATAGGGATCGTCAATGTTTTTAGGATCTGTATTAAACGGGAACCTTGGGAAGGTAGCTGTATGGACAGATAAATTCAGCAGGGTGATTTCTGTCCCGTTTCGAACAGGAACTTTGACGGATGGAGGCAGCCATTTTGAAATAGGATCTTCAAGACTGAGTTTTCCTTCCAGGCTCATATCAGCCAATATCAGCGAGGTAAAGACCTTAGTGATGGAGCCAATTTCGTAAAGGGTATTGGCATCGGGCTTTGCCGGGTTTCGATCGCTAAGCACACCTTCACTATAAATACGCCTGCCGGCCGAATCAATAATGCCAACTATAATACTTTTGCTTCTTTTACTGTTAACAGCTTCCTTGAGAATTTGTGAGATATGGTCACCTGGTAACTGGCATCGTGCAGGAGCAAAACCTGCTAATAGCAGAACAATTAAGATATATGGTTTCATATTGCTAAATATGAGGTTTAAACTATAAAAGTTAGGTTAAATAAGACGGTGTTCCCAAAGCAAAAAGGTAAAAAGCGCTAAATGTCCTGTCAGTTGCGATTTTAAACGGTAAAAGCAGCAACGCGCAGGCGTCTTTTACACCAAAATGGAATGTATAAAATCAGCATCAGCCTGTGAAATTGATGTATTATTGGCCGTTACCTGCAGGCTTTTATTACTTTCGCCTGGAAATTTATAGATGCGTTTTTGCGAATGAGTCAATATACAAAGACAACCGCCATCGGGTTTTGTGCTGTTTTATTGTGGAGCGCTATTGTGGGACTTATCAGGGAAGTAAGTCATTCTTTTGGTGCTACAGGTGGCGCTGCCCTGATTTATACGGTAGCTTCGCTATTCCTGCTTTTAACGGTGAAATGGATACCGCTTAAAAAGTTTCCGAAAAAATACCTGGTATATGGGGGGCTGTTCATGGTCTCCTATGAACTATGTCTGGCATTGTCTATTGGTTACTCTCAAAATAGTAAACAGGCCATTGAAGTGGGCATGGTGAATTATCTCTGGCCAAGCCTCACCATGGTGGCTACTATTATTTTTACAAAGAAAAAGGCCAACTGGCTGATTTTTCCGGGCATTATCATTGCTATGTTGGGGATCATCTGGGTGTTGGGGGGCGAAGAGGGATTGAATATCGGAGAAATGCTCAGTAATATTCAAACAAACCCGTTAAGTTATGGTTTGGCCTTCCTTGGCGCCATCTTATGGGCTGCTTATTGTGTGGTTACCGTGCGCATGGCCAGGGGGCTAAACGGCGTAACCTTGTTTTTTATACTGGTAGCTGTCGCATTATGGATAAAGTATATCATTATCGGCGATCCGGCTGCGATGCACTTTTCTGCATCATCTGTTATTTACCTGGTGTTGGCCGCGGGAGCCATGGGATTTGGCTATGCTACCTGGAATGTGGGGATACTGGGTGGTAATGTAACTGTGCTGACAGGGGCTTCTTATTTTATTCCGGTTTTATCTGCAGCATTGTCATCGGTGCTTTTAGCAACGCCATTAGGCTTCTCTTTCTGGCAAGGCGCTATGATGGTGTGCGCGGGCTCTACTCTTTGCTGGCTGGCAACCAGGGTGCGTTCAGAGGCGGTACCAGGGCCTGTTTCAGGTGGAGGTCATTAGTTGCAGTCTTGCTCCATTTGATTTTCTGAAGTTTTATTGCCTGTTTTGCAGACATTTGTGCCATAGTCCCATTTTGTACTATGGACAATTTGATCATGAGTTTGGTGAATGAATATATCTTACCCGGAGCAGCCATCGGCACACTTTCTGTGTTCGATCTGCTGAAGCATACCAGCAGTGCGGGTTTTATAGAACAGACAGATTTTCGGGATATCTATCCAATAGCTATTGAGGTAAATACAGGTGTATTTACTAAACGTGATCTGACTGCAGGATTCCCGGAGGTTACCTTAAGCCAGTTAAATGACTCCATTTATATATCCTGCTCCTGCAGCAATCCATCAGGCAAAATGTGCGGGCACCAGGCTGAAGTGATCCATTGTATACTGGAACAAAAAATCTATCGTGTTTTTTTTGACGGTCCTCTACGCCATTCAGTTTTGATGTCAACCGCTAAAGCATATGGTCTTGACAAAGAGCTCAACCTGGATAGCTATTTTCGCTTACATTATAATGGAAGCCAAATTGATATCGAACCGAAAATAGCAGGCCTCCTTAAAATCGATAACCCGGCTTTTCAAAAAGAGTTGGTTCCGCAGTCCCGATCCGTTATAAAGGAGCTGGCAGCCCCGGAGGTAATGCAAAAGCCTTTGTTGGTTATTGGCAGACATCGCTATTATAACCAGTTGAACTTTACGTTGATGCATGCTGAGCGTGCAAAGGCTGGGACCATTAAAAATCCGCTGACTGCTATCGATCCCATGCAGCTGACCTGGAAATCGGACGATGCGGCGGTCATTAAATTTTATACTGCTATAGCAGCTTTTCAAAACAAATATGAGGCAGATCATGTTGCCGGGGAACTGGACGCATTGAGGCAGGTAATTAGCAATCCGTTAAAACTGGAGGCCTATTACCACGACAGGGATATTGCCGAAAATATATCTGCAAGATCATTGCGTCGGGTGGGGCTGAATATGCTGAAGCCCGAAATAAAATTAACAGTTTTTCAAAAAGAGCCCTTTTATGAGATAACCGGCGAATTAGTATTCGAACATATTGCCTTGCCTTTTAAAGACCTGGTGATCCGGCATGACTATTTTATTGAATACCGGCAGGTTTTTCACTTAATCAACAACCCGGATATGCAACGGGTGATTAAGTTTTTCAAGTGCAATAATGAAATTTTACTGATCCATGCTTCACAGTATGAGGCATTTCTTCAATCGGTATTGTCTCCCTTAGAGTCGCTGGTGCAGATCAACTACAGTTATATTCATACCGCAACACCGGCACAATTGGCTGAACAGGATTTTACAACGGAAAGGCTTATTTACCTGCGGCAGGAAGGTCATTTTATAGCTATTAACCCGGTGATGAAATATGGATCATCAGAAGCACCGGTATATTCCCGCAAACAGGTATTCGGAACAGATCAGAATGGAAATACTTTCAGGATAGAAAGAGATCTTGTTGC belongs to Niabella yanshanensis and includes:
- a CDS encoding serine hydrolase domain-containing protein — encoded protein: MKPYILIVLLLAGFAPARCQLPGDHISQILKEAVNSKRSKSIIVGIIDSAGRRIYSEGVLSDRNPAKPDANTLYEIGSITKVFTSLILADMSLEGKLSLEDPISKWLPPSVKVPVRNGTEITLLNLSVHTATFPRFPFNTDPKNIDDPYADYNINRLYEYLAAYRADIDFGTRWRYSNTAYGLLGHLLTRAAGEKNYEQLVIDHICNPLKMGSTVISLTPALLKNTAIGHSEWGQPVGFLNLASLDGAGAFRSNVNDLLTFAAANLGWIATDLYPAMKLTHQSQIKKEAGGIDYATMGWTLWQNGGRNIVFKDGGTPGYRTFIGIDKVKKFAVVVLSNSNNGVTDIGTHIIDPGSKINTYQYPWALLDTLRQTLKRQGINETISRYRQLKANSSAHLLLNENQLNNLGIELRRSKKTAAALKIFELNAAEYPNSVVVYESLAETYKINGNRQKAIINFEKARQLDPDNPHWNYVLSRLTR
- the yddG gene encoding aromatic amino acid DMT transporter YddG; amino-acid sequence: MSQYTKTTAIGFCAVLLWSAIVGLIREVSHSFGATGGAALIYTVASLFLLLTVKWIPLKKFPKKYLVYGGLFMVSYELCLALSIGYSQNSKQAIEVGMVNYLWPSLTMVATIIFTKKKANWLIFPGIIIAMLGIIWVLGGEEGLNIGEMLSNIQTNPLSYGLAFLGAILWAAYCVVTVRMARGLNGVTLFFILVAVALWIKYIIIGDPAAMHFSASSVIYLVLAAGAMGFGYATWNVGILGGNVTVLTGASYFIPVLSAALSSVLLATPLGFSFWQGAMMVCAGSTLCWLATRVRSEAVPGPVSGGGH